A genomic window from Micromonospora sp. WMMA1947 includes:
- a CDS encoding class I SAM-dependent methyltransferase: MTGHHHHEHPAADTDPARFWDERYGQRDRIWSGRVNPVLAEVAAALPPGTVLDLGSGEGGDAVWLASHGWRVTAVDISSVALDRLAVEAERAGVADRITTVRHDLTQGFPPGRYDLVSAQFFQSPLVLPREEVLPPAAEAVAPGGRLLVVEHGAPPPWAGPDTGHHRFAEPEEILAAMSLDPDAWDTERLGAARRTATGPDGQTGELIDHVVLVRRR; this comes from the coding sequence ATGACGGGGCACCACCACCACGAGCACCCGGCGGCGGACACCGACCCGGCCCGGTTCTGGGACGAGCGGTACGGCCAGCGGGACCGGATCTGGAGCGGCCGGGTCAACCCGGTCCTGGCCGAGGTGGCCGCCGCGCTGCCCCCGGGCACCGTGCTCGACCTGGGCAGCGGCGAGGGCGGCGACGCGGTGTGGCTCGCGTCGCACGGCTGGCGGGTCACCGCCGTGGACATCTCGTCCGTCGCGCTGGACCGCCTCGCCGTGGAGGCCGAGCGGGCCGGGGTGGCCGACCGGATCACCACCGTCCGGCACGACCTCACCCAGGGCTTCCCGCCCGGCCGCTACGACCTGGTGTCCGCGCAGTTCTTCCAGTCGCCGCTGGTCCTGCCCCGGGAGGAGGTGCTGCCCCCGGCGGCCGAGGCGGTCGCGCCCGGCGGCCGGCTGCTCGTCGTCGAACACGGCGCGCCGCCGCCCTGGGCCGGGCCCGACACCGGCCATCACCGGTTCGCCGAACCGGAGGAGATCCTGGCCGCGATGAGCCTCGACCCGGACGCCTGGGACACCGAGCGGCTGGGCGCGGCGCGCCGTACCGCCACCGGCCCGGACGGCCAGACCGGCGAGTTGATCGACCACGTGGTGCTGGTGCGGCGCCGCTGA
- a CDS encoding superoxide dismutase, whose amino-acid sequence MALYTLPDMPYDYGALEPAMSGEILELHHSKHHAAYVKGANDGLEQLAEARAKGDFGRLVGLEKTFAFNLSGHVLHTIFWGNLSPDGGDRPDGELAAAIDEHFGSFDAFAGQLSAATKSVQGSGWGVLAWEPLGQRLIVEQVYDHHGNVGQGTTPLLVFDAWEHAYYLQYRNVRPDYVDRLWNLVNWSDVIARFDAARAATPKI is encoded by the coding sequence ATGGCGCTCTACACCCTGCCCGACATGCCCTACGACTACGGCGCCCTGGAGCCCGCCATGTCCGGCGAGATCCTGGAACTGCACCACAGCAAGCACCACGCGGCGTACGTCAAGGGCGCCAACGACGGGCTGGAGCAGCTCGCGGAGGCGCGTGCGAAGGGCGACTTCGGCCGGCTGGTCGGGCTGGAGAAGACGTTCGCGTTCAACCTGTCCGGGCACGTGCTGCACACCATCTTCTGGGGGAACCTGTCGCCGGACGGCGGTGACCGCCCGGACGGCGAGCTGGCCGCGGCGATCGACGAGCACTTCGGCTCGTTCGACGCGTTCGCCGGCCAGCTGTCGGCGGCCACGAAGAGCGTGCAGGGCTCCGGGTGGGGCGTACTCGCCTGGGAGCCGCTGGGACAGCGACTGATCGTCGAGCAGGTCTACGACCACCACGGCAACGTCGGCCAGGGCACCACGCCGCTGCTGGTCTTCGACGCCTGGGAGCACGCCTACTACCTGCAGTACCGCAACGTGCGTCCGGACTATGTGGACCGGCTGTGGAACCTCGTGAACTGGTCGGACGTGATCGCACGCTTCGACGCCGCCCGCGCCGCGACGCCGAAGATCTGA
- a CDS encoding sugar efflux transporter: MAVDTRPAVRAGRFRLLPLGVVFLTVGLSTAVVLPFLSLFLDREVHASPVRVTVFLVVAPLSGVVASALIGRLSDRLPIRRALLVGAALAGVVGAGLTAYVRDYWILLGLTATATALANSLFPQSFAYTRALFDRDDPARAAFGVSLMRTVFSLAWVAGPALAAVLLDVGGFRLVYGMAAVMYALAALVAAFRLEELPLPARPVAADPDGAAPGPPGASRLRLALTALTFVLLQCPLTVGVQAMPLFIDTELNDDPSRAGLVLGLCAALEIPLILGLGALTARVRLRLLVLVGGACGVAYYATAALAPSVPVLLFAQPVNALFIAAVSGVGIAYVQDLLPGEPGRATTLFTNTFPIGAMLAGPLLGLSAQVGYRWAYGMSTALCATGLLVLLLTRPPARAAGSVPVGG, translated from the coding sequence ATGGCTGTGGACACCAGGCCGGCGGTGCGCGCCGGCCGATTCCGGCTGCTCCCGCTGGGTGTGGTCTTCCTGACCGTCGGTCTGTCCACCGCCGTGGTGCTGCCGTTCCTGTCGCTGTTCCTCGACCGGGAGGTCCACGCCAGTCCGGTACGGGTGACCGTGTTCCTGGTCGTCGCCCCGCTGTCCGGGGTGGTCGCCTCCGCGCTGATCGGCCGACTGTCGGACCGCCTGCCGATCCGGCGCGCGCTGCTGGTCGGCGCCGCGCTGGCCGGCGTGGTGGGCGCGGGCCTGACCGCGTACGTCCGCGACTACTGGATCCTGCTGGGGCTGACCGCGACCGCCACCGCGCTGGCGAACTCGCTGTTCCCGCAGTCGTTCGCGTACACCCGGGCGCTGTTCGACAGGGACGATCCGGCGCGGGCCGCGTTCGGCGTCAGCCTCATGCGTACCGTGTTCTCGCTGGCGTGGGTCGCCGGGCCGGCGCTGGCCGCGGTGCTGCTCGACGTCGGCGGCTTCCGCCTGGTCTACGGCATGGCCGCCGTCATGTACGCGCTGGCCGCGCTGGTTGCCGCGTTCCGGCTGGAGGAGTTGCCGCTGCCGGCGCGGCCGGTCGCGGCCGACCCGGACGGCGCCGCGCCCGGCCCACCCGGCGCGTCCCGGCTGCGGCTGGCGCTGACGGCGCTCACGTTCGTCCTGCTCCAGTGCCCGCTGACGGTCGGTGTGCAGGCGATGCCGCTGTTCATCGACACCGAACTGAACGACGACCCCTCCCGCGCCGGGCTGGTGCTGGGCCTGTGCGCGGCGCTGGAGATCCCGCTGATCCTCGGGCTGGGCGCGCTGACCGCGCGGGTCCGGCTGCGACTGCTGGTCCTGGTCGGCGGCGCCTGCGGGGTCGCCTACTACGCGACGGCCGCGCTGGCGCCGAGCGTGCCGGTCCTGCTGTTCGCGCAGCCGGTGAACGCGCTGTTCATCGCCGCGGTGTCCGGCGTCGGCATCGCCTACGTGCAGGATCTGCTGCCGGGCGAGCCGGGCCGGGCCACCACGCTGTTCACCAACACGTTCCCGATCGGCGCCATGCTCGCCGGGCCGCTGCTCGGGCTCTCCGCGCAGGTCGGCTACCGGTGGGCGTACGGCATGAGCACCGCGCTGTGCGCGACCGGGCTGCTGGTGCTGCTGCTGACCCGGCCGCCCGCGCGGGCGGCCGGGTCGGTGCCCGTGGGCGGGTGA
- a CDS encoding FMN-binding glutamate synthase family protein, whose translation MSWARRAVPAAVAAVAALAARDLLQRDHALRRNFPVLGRARYLIESIGPELRQYIVAGNDEERPFTRDQRRWVYASAKQENNYFGFGTDNDIEHTSGYPIIKHRTFGRTVPPSAPTAGHDVTLPCAKVLGAARGRAHAFRPQSVVNISGMSFGSLSGNAVEALNRGAALAGCLHNTGEGGLSPYHRNGGELVFQLGTAYFGCRDEQGRFSLERLKDLVASAPVRALEIKLSQGAKPSLGGLLPAAKVSAEIAATRGIPAGRDCVSPSRHAEFSDCDSLLDWVELLAAETGLPVGIKSAVGDLGFWEELTTLMRDTGRGVDFVTVDGGEGGTGAAPLIFSDSVSLPFQQGFSRVYRTFAERDLHESVVFVGAGKLGLPDNAVVAFALGADMVNVGREAMLAIGCIQAQKCHTDTCPTGVATQNAWLARGLDPARKSVRAANYIRTLRRDLVKVAEACGVEHPGLIGTDAVEILDGRTSSIPLDRAFGYRPEWGMPSAADRAEIVRLMTAEAPQGGSAPPSPTAVG comes from the coding sequence ATGAGCTGGGCGAGAAGAGCCGTACCCGCAGCCGTCGCCGCCGTCGCCGCGCTGGCGGCGCGGGACCTGCTGCAACGCGACCACGCGCTGCGCCGCAACTTCCCCGTGCTGGGCCGGGCCCGGTACCTGATCGAGTCGATCGGACCGGAGCTGCGGCAGTACATCGTGGCCGGCAACGACGAGGAACGGCCGTTCACCCGCGACCAGCGGCGCTGGGTGTACGCCTCGGCCAAGCAGGAGAACAACTACTTCGGGTTCGGCACCGACAACGACATCGAGCACACCTCCGGCTATCCGATCATCAAGCACCGCACGTTCGGCCGGACGGTCCCGCCGTCGGCGCCGACCGCCGGGCACGACGTGACGCTGCCCTGTGCCAAGGTGCTCGGCGCGGCGCGCGGCCGGGCGCACGCGTTCCGCCCCCAGTCGGTGGTGAACATCTCCGGGATGAGCTTCGGTTCGCTGTCCGGCAACGCGGTCGAGGCGCTCAACCGGGGCGCCGCGCTGGCCGGATGCCTGCACAACACCGGTGAGGGCGGGCTGTCGCCGTACCACCGCAACGGCGGTGAGCTGGTCTTCCAGCTCGGCACCGCCTACTTCGGCTGCCGGGACGAGCAGGGCCGGTTCAGCCTGGAGCGGCTCAAGGACCTGGTGGCGTCGGCACCGGTCCGCGCGCTGGAGATCAAGCTCAGTCAGGGCGCCAAGCCGAGCCTCGGCGGGCTGCTGCCGGCGGCGAAGGTGTCCGCCGAGATCGCCGCCACCCGGGGCATCCCGGCCGGACGCGACTGCGTCAGCCCGTCCCGGCACGCCGAGTTCTCCGACTGCGACAGCCTGCTGGACTGGGTGGAACTGCTCGCCGCCGAGACCGGCCTGCCGGTCGGCATCAAGTCCGCCGTCGGCGACCTGGGGTTCTGGGAGGAGCTGACCACGCTGATGCGCGACACCGGCCGCGGGGTGGACTTCGTGACCGTCGACGGCGGCGAGGGCGGGACCGGCGCGGCACCGCTGATCTTCAGCGACTCGGTCTCGCTGCCCTTCCAGCAGGGCTTCTCCCGGGTCTACCGGACGTTCGCCGAGCGCGACCTGCACGAGAGCGTGGTGTTCGTCGGCGCGGGCAAGCTCGGCCTGCCGGACAACGCGGTGGTGGCGTTCGCGCTCGGCGCCGACATGGTCAACGTCGGGCGGGAGGCGATGCTGGCGATCGGCTGCATCCAGGCGCAGAAGTGCCACACCGACACCTGCCCGACCGGCGTCGCCACGCAGAACGCCTGGCTGGCCCGGGGCCTGGACCCGGCCCGCAAGTCGGTGCGGGCCGCGAACTACATCCGTACGCTGCGCCGCGACCTGGTCAAGGTGGCCGAGGCGTGCGGCGTCGAGCACCCCGGACTGATCGGCACCGACGCGGTGGAGATCCTCGACGGCCGCACCTCGTCGATCCCGCTGGACCGGGCGTTCGGCTACCGGCCGGAGTGGGGGATGCCGTCGGCCGCCGACCGGGCGGAGATCGTCCGGCTGATGACGGCGGAGGCGCCGCAGGGCGGCAGCGCGCCGCCCTCCCCCACCGCCGTCGGCTGA
- a CDS encoding RNA polymerase sigma factor → MEAALDDDDLVTRVRAGDREAYDALVARHTASAYRTAVLLGAGPDAEDVVQEAFVKAYRKLSRYRAEASFRSWLLAIVANETRNLHRTRTRRDGLTLRAAAADPVAAATAEDGLDAVLAAERRAALVAALRRLPARDREVIVCRYLLDLGEEETVTVLGVARGTVKSRTHRALTKLRALLDREVAHRG, encoded by the coding sequence GTGGAGGCTGCCCTGGACGACGACGACCTCGTCACCCGCGTACGCGCCGGCGACCGGGAGGCGTACGACGCCCTGGTCGCCCGGCACACCGCGTCCGCGTACCGGACGGCGGTGCTGCTCGGCGCCGGGCCGGACGCCGAGGACGTGGTCCAGGAGGCGTTCGTCAAGGCGTACCGGAAACTGTCCCGCTACCGGGCCGAGGCGTCGTTCCGGTCCTGGCTGCTCGCGATCGTCGCCAACGAGACCCGGAACCTGCACCGGACGCGTACCCGGCGGGACGGGCTGACGCTGCGCGCGGCGGCGGCGGACCCGGTCGCGGCGGCCACCGCCGAGGACGGGCTCGACGCGGTGCTGGCGGCCGAGCGCCGGGCCGCGCTGGTGGCGGCGCTGCGCCGGCTGCCCGCCCGGGACCGCGAGGTGATCGTCTGCCGCTATCTGCTCGACCTCGGCGAGGAGGAGACGGTGACGGTGCTGGGGGTGGCCCGGGGCACCGTGAAGTCCCGGACCCACCGGGCGCTGACGAAGCTGCGCGCACTGCTGGACCGGGAGGTGGCACACCGTGGATGA
- a CDS encoding DUF5872 domain-containing protein, translated as MAKYTEPELRERLKAEIRASDKGGRPGQWSARKSQLLTNEYKKAGGGFEGPKDARQRSLQRWGGEKWQTRSGDTRARNGGETRRYLPKRAWEELSETERRATDTRKRRASRSGRQYVPNTGPAKRARRDATAVQQISELPVTEAVKLVRDLDTRQLDAALRRERGGKARKTLIGRLESELGRRRAA; from the coding sequence ATGGCGAAGTACACCGAGCCGGAACTGCGGGAGCGCCTCAAGGCGGAGATCCGCGCCTCCGACAAGGGCGGACGGCCGGGGCAGTGGTCGGCCCGCAAGTCGCAGCTGCTGACGAACGAGTACAAGAAGGCCGGCGGGGGATTCGAGGGCCCGAAGGACGCACGGCAGCGCTCGCTGCAACGCTGGGGTGGCGAGAAGTGGCAGACCCGCAGTGGTGACACACGCGCCCGCAATGGCGGCGAAACCCGTCGCTACCTGCCCAAACGGGCGTGGGAGGAGCTGTCGGAGACCGAACGCCGGGCCACCGACACCCGCAAGCGCCGGGCGTCGCGCTCCGGCCGCCAGTACGTGCCGAACACCGGCCCGGCGAAGCGGGCCCGGCGGGACGCGACCGCCGTCCAGCAGATCAGCGAGTTGCCGGTGACCGAGGCGGTCAAGCTGGTCCGCGACCTGGACACCCGTCAGCTCGACGCGGCGCTGCGCCGGGAACGCGGCGGCAAGGCCCGCAAGACACTCATCGGACGGCTGGAGTCGGAACTGGGCCGGCGCCGGGCGGCGTGA
- a CDS encoding endo-1,4-beta-xylanase — translation MKLRRWLAAGAVAVATATALNVVPATAGRPYDPAAQSLRELAKRHGLYVGTAVDMAALNDASEPRYRELAASEFSTVTAENVMKWESLEPTRGTYNWGPADELIEFARKNNQRVRGHVLVWHNQLPAWLTSGVADGSISKAELRQILRNHITAVVTHFKGKIWQWDVVNEAVSDPWDTPSTLHYKGFWAQNLGPGYIADAFRWARAADPKALLFYNDYNIEAFGSGNPADDKTQFVYNMARDLRAKGVPIDGVGAQGHLGTQYGNFSTLQVVAALRKFAGLGLATALTEVDVRSQITEGVEAGDSAEINPRLQASAAGFSVLMQACLAERHCLSFTLWGFTDKHSWVPGAFSDPPEGLATVYDENYQPKLAYHELKADLIFSGPPYVLPRIPQHPRR, via the coding sequence ATGAAGCTGAGACGATGGCTCGCCGCCGGCGCCGTCGCCGTCGCGACCGCCACCGCCCTCAACGTCGTCCCCGCGACGGCCGGACGCCCGTACGACCCGGCCGCGCAGAGCCTGCGTGAGCTGGCCAAGCGCCACGGCCTGTACGTGGGCACCGCGGTGGACATGGCCGCACTCAACGACGCCTCCGAGCCGCGGTACCGCGAGCTGGCCGCGTCGGAGTTCTCCACAGTCACCGCCGAGAACGTGATGAAGTGGGAGAGCCTCGAGCCCACCCGGGGCACCTACAACTGGGGCCCGGCCGACGAGCTGATCGAGTTCGCCCGTAAGAACAACCAGCGGGTCCGCGGCCACGTGCTGGTCTGGCACAACCAGTTGCCCGCGTGGCTGACCAGCGGAGTCGCGGACGGCTCGATCAGCAAGGCCGAGCTGCGCCAGATCCTGCGCAACCACATCACCGCCGTGGTCACCCACTTCAAGGGCAAGATCTGGCAGTGGGACGTGGTAAACGAGGCGGTCAGCGACCCCTGGGACACCCCGTCCACCCTGCACTACAAGGGGTTCTGGGCGCAGAACCTCGGCCCCGGCTACATCGCCGACGCGTTCCGCTGGGCCCGCGCCGCCGACCCGAAGGCGCTGCTGTTCTACAACGACTACAACATCGAGGCGTTCGGCTCCGGCAACCCGGCCGACGACAAGACGCAGTTCGTCTACAACATGGCCCGTGACCTGCGGGCCAAGGGCGTGCCGATCGACGGCGTGGGCGCACAGGGCCACCTGGGCACCCAGTACGGCAACTTCAGCACGCTCCAGGTGGTCGCGGCGCTGCGCAAGTTCGCCGGGCTCGGGCTGGCCACGGCCCTCACCGAGGTGGACGTGCGCAGCCAGATCACCGAGGGCGTGGAGGCCGGCGACTCCGCGGAGATCAACCCGCGCCTGCAGGCGTCCGCGGCGGGCTTCAGCGTGCTGATGCAGGCCTGCCTGGCCGAGCGGCACTGCCTGTCGTTCACCCTCTGGGGCTTCACCGACAAGCACTCCTGGGTGCCCGGCGCGTTCTCCGACCCGCCGGAGGGCCTGGCCACCGTGTACGACGAGAACTACCAGCCGAAGCTCGCGTACCACGAGCTGAAGGCCGACCTGATCTTCTCGGGTCCGCCCTACGTGCTGCCGCGCATCCCGCAGCACCCGCGCCGCTAG
- a CDS encoding LacI family DNA-binding transcriptional regulator, translated as MVFQERVKMSDVARTAGVSVATVSKVVNGRYGVAQATVERVQQVIHELGYEASLGAQSLRSHRTNVLGILVAEFEPFSTELLKGASREVAGSGYQLLAYSSGDGEGAAIGWERRSLARLSGTLIDGAVIVTPTVVETKHGFHVVAVDPHTGPSGLPTVDSDNFAGAVLATDHLLSLGHRRIAHISGRPDLESARLREAGFRKAMADAGVPVDERLVRVGGFRTETAASTAADLLALADRPTAIFAGNDLSAISTVDVARGLGLRVPEDLSVIGFDNIPESALVDPPLTTIRQPLQRMGAESLRLLIDLIAGVERDTHIQLPTELVVRASCHPLR; from the coding sequence GTGGTCTTCCAGGAGCGCGTCAAGATGTCGGACGTGGCACGTACGGCCGGCGTCTCGGTGGCAACTGTATCGAAGGTTGTCAATGGCCGGTACGGCGTCGCGCAGGCCACCGTCGAACGCGTCCAGCAGGTCATCCACGAGCTGGGGTACGAGGCCAGCCTGGGGGCGCAGAGCCTGCGCAGCCACCGGACGAACGTGCTGGGCATCCTGGTCGCCGAGTTCGAGCCGTTCTCCACGGAGTTGCTCAAGGGCGCGTCCCGCGAGGTCGCCGGCAGCGGCTACCAACTGCTCGCCTACTCCAGCGGGGACGGCGAGGGCGCGGCCATAGGGTGGGAGCGGCGCTCCCTGGCGCGGCTGTCCGGCACGCTCATCGACGGCGCCGTGATCGTGACGCCGACGGTGGTCGAGACCAAGCACGGTTTCCACGTGGTGGCCGTCGACCCGCACACCGGCCCGTCCGGCCTGCCCACGGTCGACTCCGACAACTTCGCCGGCGCGGTGCTGGCCACCGACCACCTGCTGTCGCTCGGGCACCGGCGGATCGCGCACATCAGCGGCCGCCCCGACCTGGAGTCGGCCCGGCTGCGCGAGGCGGGGTTCCGCAAGGCGATGGCCGACGCGGGCGTGCCGGTGGACGAGCGGCTCGTGCGGGTGGGCGGTTTCCGCACCGAGACCGCCGCCAGCACGGCGGCCGACCTGCTCGCGCTCGCCGACCGGCCGACCGCGATCTTCGCCGGCAACGACCTCTCCGCCATCTCCACTGTGGATGTCGCCCGCGGCCTCGGCCTGCGCGTACCGGAGGACCTGTCGGTCATCGGCTTCGACAACATCCCCGAGTCGGCGCTCGTCGACCCGCCGCTCACCACGATCCGGCAGCCGCTGCAACGCATGGGCGCCGAGTCGCTGCGCCTGCTGATCGACCTCATCGCCGGCGTCGAGCGGGACACGCACATCCAGCTCCCCACCGAGCTGGTCGTCCGCGCCTCCTGCCACCCGCTGCGCTGA
- a CDS encoding extracellular solute-binding protein: protein MAMKRRAGAVLALFVTSALLASACSGGGEEEKAAESELYKNPVTLTWWHNASQDGPGKTYWEKVAKDFSAAHPTVKIEIEAIETNQLQRTRLPAALLSNDPPDIFQAWGGGEMREQVEADYLKDITDQVKGEVADIGSPAEIWQVEGKQYGLPFRMGIEGIWYNKDMFAKAGISAPPTTFEELNAAVTKLKAINVIPIALGAGDKWPAAHWWYNFALRACSVDTLKKASKDRTFDDPCFVKAGQDLKTFIDTKPFQNNFIATPGQNDPTSANGLLANGKAAMELMGEWNRGTLDTVATDKAALGKFLGWFPVPAISGSAGDPKAALGGGDGFACSKNAPAECVEFLKYIVSPEVQKGYAATGTGLPAVKSAADGVTDPALKSILESTASATYIQLWLDTAFGSTVGTAMNDAIVAIFAGNGTPEKVVSAMKAAASK from the coding sequence ATGGCGATGAAGCGCCGTGCTGGTGCCGTCCTGGCACTGTTTGTGACAAGCGCCCTGCTGGCCTCCGCGTGCAGTGGTGGTGGCGAGGAGGAGAAGGCCGCCGAGAGCGAGCTGTACAAGAACCCGGTGACGCTGACCTGGTGGCACAACGCCTCGCAGGACGGCCCCGGCAAGACGTACTGGGAGAAGGTCGCCAAGGACTTCTCCGCGGCCCACCCGACCGTCAAGATCGAGATCGAGGCGATCGAGACGAACCAGCTCCAGCGCACCCGGCTCCCCGCCGCGCTGCTGAGTAACGACCCGCCGGACATCTTCCAGGCCTGGGGTGGCGGCGAGATGCGCGAGCAGGTCGAGGCCGACTACCTCAAGGACATCACCGACCAGGTGAAGGGTGAGGTGGCCGACATCGGCAGCCCCGCCGAGATCTGGCAGGTGGAGGGCAAGCAGTACGGCCTGCCGTTCCGGATGGGCATCGAGGGCATCTGGTACAACAAGGACATGTTCGCGAAGGCGGGCATCTCGGCGCCGCCGACCACCTTCGAGGAGCTCAACGCCGCTGTCACCAAGCTCAAGGCCATCAACGTCATCCCGATCGCCCTGGGCGCCGGTGACAAGTGGCCGGCCGCGCACTGGTGGTACAACTTCGCGCTGCGCGCCTGCTCGGTCGACACGCTGAAGAAGGCCTCCAAGGACCGGACCTTCGACGACCCGTGCTTCGTCAAGGCCGGTCAGGACCTGAAGACCTTCATCGACACCAAGCCGTTCCAGAACAACTTCATCGCCACGCCGGGCCAGAACGACCCGACCAGCGCCAACGGCCTGCTCGCCAACGGCAAGGCCGCGATGGAGCTGATGGGCGAGTGGAACCGCGGCACGCTGGACACCGTCGCCACCGACAAGGCGGCCCTGGGCAAGTTCCTCGGCTGGTTCCCGGTGCCGGCGATCTCCGGCTCCGCCGGTGACCCGAAGGCGGCCCTCGGCGGCGGCGACGGCTTCGCCTGCTCCAAGAACGCACCGGCCGAGTGCGTCGAGTTCCTCAAGTACATCGTCAGCCCCGAGGTGCAGAAGGGCTACGCGGCCACCGGCACCGGCCTGCCGGCAGTCAAGAGTGCTGCCGACGGCGTGACCGACCCGGCGCTGAAGTCCATCCTGGAGTCGACCGCGTCGGCCACCTACATCCAGCTCTGGCTGGACACGGCCTTCGGCAGCACCGTCGGCACCGCGATGAACGACGCGATCGTCGCGATCTTCGCCGGCAACGGGACACCTGAGAAGGTCGTCTCGGCCATGAAGGCGGCCGCAAGCAAGTGA
- a CDS encoding sugar ABC transporter permease, giving the protein MTSASQTRTPAVGAQAPPAGLRPGGARAASRRAETRRKWYEIIGLTTPAIVIYVMFVLVPMGFAFYYSLFRWRGVGPPTEYVGFRNYTLAFQDPIFLDALRNNAIIVFGSLLIQGPVALGIALLLNRRFRGRSAFRLLVFVPYVLAEVTVGIMWKLILTENGTLDALLQSIGMGGLVQAWLADLDVVIWTLLFVLTWKYVGFAIILLLAGLSNVPPELNEAAEIDGASWWQIQRHVTLPLLGPTIRIWMFLSMIGSLQVFDMIWVTSVPAVRSLGASATMATYMVDNGFFARLWGYGNAVAVILFAISFVAALLFQRFLLRRDIEGAITRKGK; this is encoded by the coding sequence GTGACGTCCGCATCGCAGACCCGTACGCCCGCCGTCGGCGCGCAAGCGCCGCCGGCGGGCCTCCGGCCCGGCGGCGCACGGGCCGCCTCCCGCCGTGCCGAGACCCGTCGCAAGTGGTACGAGATCATCGGTCTGACCACGCCCGCGATCGTCATCTACGTGATGTTCGTGCTGGTGCCGATGGGCTTCGCGTTCTACTACAGCCTGTTCCGCTGGCGCGGCGTCGGCCCGCCCACCGAGTACGTCGGCTTCCGCAACTACACGCTCGCCTTCCAGGACCCGATCTTCCTCGACGCGCTGCGCAACAACGCGATCATCGTGTTCGGGTCGCTGCTGATCCAGGGCCCGGTCGCGCTGGGCATCGCCCTCCTGCTCAACCGCCGCTTCCGCGGGCGCTCGGCGTTCCGCCTGCTGGTGTTCGTGCCGTACGTGCTGGCCGAGGTCACCGTCGGCATCATGTGGAAGCTGATCCTGACCGAGAACGGCACGCTCGACGCGCTGCTCCAGTCGATCGGCATGGGCGGCCTGGTACAGGCGTGGCTGGCCGACCTGGACGTGGTGATCTGGACGCTGCTGTTCGTCCTCACCTGGAAGTACGTCGGCTTCGCCATCATCCTGCTGCTCGCCGGCCTGTCGAACGTGCCGCCGGAGCTGAACGAGGCCGCCGAGATCGACGGCGCGAGCTGGTGGCAGATCCAGCGCCACGTCACGCTGCCGCTGCTCGGCCCCACCATCCGGATCTGGATGTTCCTGTCGATGATCGGCTCGTTGCAGGTCTTCGACATGATCTGGGTGACCTCGGTGCCGGCGGTACGGTCCCTCGGCGCCTCGGCCACCATGGCGACGTACATGGTGGACAACGGCTTCTTCGCCCGCCTCTGGGGCTACGGCAACGCGGTGGCCGTGATCCTGTTCGCCATCTCGTTCGTCGCGGCGTTGCTGTTCCAGCGGTTCCTGCTCCGCCGGGACATCGAGGGCGCCATCACCCGGAAGGGGAAGTGA
- a CDS encoding carbohydrate ABC transporter permease translates to MTVAVNSVSAPSAGRRPVQWSSPLTYAIALAVAAVSIAPVVYVVVGGFRTTPQIVNDPAGLPDPWVWDNYYRVLTQSDFWKQAFNSAVVALGTTLGVVVLGMAAAFVLARYTFRGREGLYTFFTLGLLFPAGAAILPLYLMLRDLNLINSYYAVILPQVAFSLPLTIVILRPFLSAIPRELEDAAAIDGAGRLGFLWRIVLPLSRPAIVTVGILAFVASWNAFLLPLLVLGDVNLHTLPLGVQNFSSQYTTDTAGVLAFTSLAMLPALLFFTLAEKQIVGGLQGAVKG, encoded by the coding sequence GTGACAGTGGCCGTGAACTCCGTATCCGCCCCCTCGGCCGGGCGCCGGCCGGTGCAGTGGAGCTCCCCGCTGACGTACGCGATCGCGCTCGCGGTCGCGGCCGTGTCGATCGCACCCGTCGTGTACGTCGTCGTCGGCGGTTTCCGGACCACGCCGCAGATCGTGAACGACCCGGCCGGCCTGCCGGACCCGTGGGTCTGGGACAACTACTACCGGGTGCTGACCCAGAGCGACTTCTGGAAGCAGGCGTTCAACAGCGCCGTGGTCGCCCTCGGCACCACGCTCGGCGTGGTGGTGCTCGGCATGGCCGCCGCGTTCGTGCTCGCCCGCTACACGTTCCGGGGCCGCGAAGGTCTCTACACCTTCTTCACCCTCGGCCTGCTGTTCCCGGCCGGCGCGGCGATCCTGCCGCTGTACCTCATGCTGCGCGACCTGAACCTGATCAACTCCTACTACGCGGTGATCCTTCCGCAGGTGGCCTTCTCGTTGCCGCTGACGATCGTCATTCTGCGGCCTTTCCTGTCGGCCATTCCGCGGGAGCTGGAGGACGCGGCCGCCATCGACGGCGCCGGCCGGCTCGGCTTCCTCTGGCGGATCGTGCTGCCGCTCTCGCGGCCCGCGATCGTCACCGTCGGCATCCTCGCGTTCGTGGCGAGCTGGAACGCGTTCCTCCTGCCGCTGCTCGTCCTCGGGGACGTCAACCTGCACACGCTGCCGCTGGGCGTGCAGAACTTCTCCAGCCAGTACACCACCGACACCGCGGGCGTCCTCGCCTTCACGTCGCTGGCGATGTTGCCGGCGCTGCTGTTCTTCACCCTGGCGGAGAAGCAGATCGTGGGCGGTCTCCAGGGCGCGGTCAAGGGCTGA